AAGATGTAGGTAGAACTGAATTCACAGGTAATTGTGTCCAAATATGCTCCAAAGTTAAACTCACTTATAAAATTTTCTTCTTTGCCCTATCCCTTacatgtagtaggtacctattacattttaaatcacTATCAATCAATAGTTATCTATTGACAACTCTAAGCGAAGCCTCTAAGCGAAGCATCTAAGTACTTATGGTTGACTAGTCAAAGGCTTCAATTGCGTTTGAAACACGTTCACACGTAAAATAGTAAAACGTATCTTATTGCTTCCTCAATTGTAATGTAATTTCTCACCTGATTTAATATGATCCTTACCTGTCTTTCCGATTCGAAAATCCATTTGATGTTCCCCTTAGGAGCACATGAGGTAAAACGATGTGGCGGATGGTTAATATACTTAGgagccagggctgcgggattattgttattttccgcggccctggtactcCAAAAGGGCTCCAGGAGGAACAAAGGTGGGGTTTCAGTCTCTAAAAGTCGCATTCAACTATGAGATGAACCCTCCCGTTGTGGGTGAGCAATGTGAGCAGTCTACATAAAAGGATAGAACTAAGATGTTTCTGACTCATTTGCCCAATTCGGAAGTACTTATTGCACTTGCCCATTAGCCAAAAAGCCCGAACTGTATTAAACCTAAAATTGTTTACctagataggtacttacctaattcCCACTTTAATCCGAAAGCGAAAACAATCAAACTTCAAAGCTTTCATAATTTAGCGATTAGTAGGAAGCCCCTCGTGAAATGGGTGAACGTAAGTAGTTAAGTATCTAATTAAGTGAATAggttaaagataaataaataaagagatgGTAACACGCGACCGAATTGCTGGAAGTCGAAACGAAATTGATTCGAATCAACAAGACTGTTTTGTTTTACGTTTTGTactgaaaacaattgaatgaacatttttgaaaatatgtaaaggTTTTTGGATTAACAGGTACAAggtgttaggtacctactgttgcCCAGATTTTAATTCTATGATGTATATTCTAAAGACGGTGAACTAATTCGGATTATTTACTTGAACATTATTGATATTTCTACTTGTAATCGTTGGTATTCATTCGTTAAATATTTAAGGGAATAAATGATGTTGACAATGTTGGATTGTCAATTAAACTGAAATGGCCCTAAGTcaagcttaatttattttgtaacacaGGTAAATAATAGTGCTGAAATTGCAATTCAATTTGTAAAGCATTTgtgtaacaacaaaatatttatttcaattaaatgctgTACAATTTAGAGGCATTAAGTTACCTTATAGAACTAAGCACAATTGTCAATAGAATGATCACAAGTACCATCAATGTGATAATGTTTACAAAAGGCTACCACATTGTTTATACAGCTTCAACTATCAACAagcatattgaaataaaagtagcatgttcaaaatattaattatttagctgcattttgaacatctttggtagtcgttacaaGGCAGAAAGTCCGACAACCAGTCTAGccgaggggtatcgggttgcccgggtaactgggctgggGATGTCaaataggcaatcgctccatggttctcagctgcatccgtagAAAATTGGCAGTCTACCCCAGTATAGTTGAAaaagggctaggcagatgatgatgatcgatagtataataattaaatacatattaacataGGTACTGACAATAAATTGTTACAAGGGTTCTATCCTATAttattgctaaaataaataatcttatagttaattgatcaataaataacttatttatatattctaCGAGCTAGAGCAGTGGTCGTTAATACTTTAgtataatttttacaataataagaaaactaaAGACTGTCATGTTTTATAAACAATGTCTTCTACTTTATACATCTCAAAAGTTAGACAAAAATATGCTATAAATAACTACTGAAGATCAAATACCCATGCATGTTATACTTACTAGAAATCTTAGgctactttaataaataaataaataattaataaaaacttattaataattatcataACATTGCTATTTTCTTATCTTACAATAACGACCTCCTTCATGTGTTTATAAAGTTATATCCATCTATAATGTCATATTCTTATTCAACACCTACGTACAGCTTAATAAATATGCAGATAATATTACATAGTAGATacatgaatattataataaactgaCTTTTGACTGAAGTTGAAGTTTTTGATCTGATATCAATAAAAAcgaatttgttaaaaaaacttattcataTCGAACACTATCTggacttttaataaaatattaatatgatttttttatatgtttacaaTTAATCATATACCTATTCACATTCGATTTAACTGTACCTACGCGCAATTAACACGTCTAACTGAAAAAACAGCCATTCCTATGTTTTACGCCATTCCAATAAGATTTTCATCTTAATAATCTTGATTTATCAATTTAAGTATGAAGTGTAGTGTTCTATCCCGTTGTCATGGTAACCATAATGTGCACTGGCCATTTCAGCGTCTCTTCCCTTGAAGGAATTGTGATTCTTGAAGGCGTTGATCATTATGAGCGTTAGCGCCAACTTTCCAACCAGGAATGACTTCACCAGCATGAACTTTAGCATGCCCATTACAAGGGGCATAATCGCCGATTGTAGGACGAAAGGCAAAATAAACATCGGTAGGATTCTctgcattatatttttcttcttgccACGACCtggaaaaaacaaaagaacaatttGAAAAGAGAATAagtattcagtttttttttcacagacTGCCAGTAGCTTTATCTAGTTTCCTTTATGAGTACGATAAAGTTTTTATCACTAGAACTGGCTGACTGTTATACCAGAacgataaactttttaatacatAGAGCCATGTCGCAGTTCTCAGTTTATAAGGCACTTAGGTACTTAGATTTTTAACTTTGTTTGAATATTGGACAAAAACTTGAATTCTAGCTCTTTTTGgatttaaaattgcattttcgGACATTCCGgtgattgaaataaaactggATCATCGCCTAACTACGGCTATATGCAGAACAAAAACTACATTTCTAGAGAACTATTGCATTACTTGATACAGAGTGAAAATATGCGAGCACTAGACGCTCgagtgattatatttttttctttgctaACCGTTATGATTGTCAGcaaagtattgtttttataaatcgAACTCAGCGTTTGAACGAttcttacaacaaaataaaggttcgtttttcttaaaactgacATTACTTTGAAAATAGGACGTGAAAATTCATTCTGAAcagtttttaagaaaactgtagTTTATATTGTCAAAGTAAACAGCGTTTTTGTCGTCGGTGAATTTGAGCCTTAGTGACATAAAGTTACTTCTGCGTGAGATTATGCAGTTGCACTCAGATTAACTTTCACGATAAAACTGTTCACAGTAAATaaactgttatattttatttgaataatctCGCAGTTAGAAGCAAATAGTTTTCTCgacagttaattttatttcagttaaagaattgcatttatttaaataaaaattcgaAGACAAgtttgaaagtttttattatattaattaccaTAGCTTTATTCAAATcgactaatttgaaaaataaagcaTTTACTCAGCTTATAAATAGgttcatttattataatttattaattatattttctattcctttttaattttgacttaatacttacttatttgaactttaatattgtaggtaggtacctacttattccataatttttaaaacattattagtCTTTACcgtagaatttttcaaaagagAGTTTGTCTTGTTACACATGCATGCCGAGTTTTTTAAGGgagagtttgtttttttacacTTCATGCAAgtgtagtaaaataattaacacctttttataaattgacattcattttcatacatttgtttataaatcttGCTcaagcaaaattaataaaatcatttccGATATCCTTTCTCAGACAGTTAAATATAAACCCATTAAAACTTGTGGTCTTCCAAAACCGGTTTTTTCGTACATTGACCGCACTTTCAAGTGCACCAGTTATTTCGGTAACTTCACTATATAATCGAATATTCACATCACTAAGCTATCGATAAAC
This genomic window from Helicoverpa armigera isolate CAAS_96S chromosome 13, ASM3070526v1, whole genome shotgun sequence contains:
- the LOC110371656 gene encoding uncharacterized protein LOC110371656; this encodes MDAPRPMRILCLLALFHVASSALAHDVPKHVDDQKLEVYDGVYVTIPKDNDSGRLFSVELDTDRSVVEGRGKKKNIMQRILPMFILPFVLQSAIMPLVMGMLKFMLVKSFLVGKLALTLIMINAFKNHNSFKGRDAEMASAHYGYHDNGIEHYTSYLN